A stretch of Candidatus Cloacimonadota bacterium DNA encodes these proteins:
- the glnA gene encoding type I glutamate--ammonia ligase has product MEKTKILELIKKHGIKAIDLKYTGLDGRWYHITFPARGLDEVLRLGVPFDGSSIPGMTSVESGDMVLMPDTDTAHIDPFFETPTLRFICSICDAETRIGVKKDPRSVALRAHEYLKSTGIADHSTWIPELEFHLFDTVEYNSDEFSSGYTVTSAECKDALPFDFEDDDAVAQQGRKGYHMDTPFDRYYEIRQEMVDRMEEQGIKVRYHHHEVGLSSQQEIETELLEFPKICDDTMVMKDIIRRTALEYGLTATFMPKPVYNQAGNGMHFHMMLHKNGKNIFYKKGGYADLSDEAIWFIGGILKHGRALVAFTNPSTNSFKRLLPGFEAPVKLFYGLANRSAAIRIPKYTNTPDTKRFEFRTGDATCNPYFAMSALLLAGLDGIINKIDPAKHKLGPYDDNVFAWSEKQKAKLLPIPANLAEAMESLEKDHDFLLQGNVFNEELIESHIKHKMAEHHAVMSRVHPHEMLLYYNL; this is encoded by the coding sequence AAAGCACGGCATCAAAGCCATCGACCTGAAATACACCGGCCTGGACGGACGCTGGTATCACATCACCTTTCCGGCCCGCGGGCTGGATGAGGTTTTGCGGCTCGGAGTGCCCTTCGATGGCTCCTCCATCCCGGGAATGACCTCCGTGGAATCGGGAGACATGGTGCTGATGCCGGATACGGACACAGCGCACATCGATCCTTTCTTCGAGACCCCCACCCTGCGCTTCATCTGCTCAATCTGCGACGCTGAAACCCGCATCGGCGTGAAAAAGGACCCCCGCAGCGTAGCCCTGAGGGCGCATGAATACCTGAAATCCACCGGCATCGCGGACCACAGCACTTGGATTCCGGAGCTGGAATTCCACCTTTTCGACACCGTGGAATACAACAGCGACGAATTTTCCAGCGGCTACACCGTAACCTCCGCGGAATGCAAGGACGCCCTGCCCTTCGACTTTGAAGACGATGACGCAGTGGCCCAGCAAGGACGCAAAGGCTATCACATGGATACGCCTTTCGACCGCTACTACGAAATCCGCCAGGAAATGGTGGACCGCATGGAGGAGCAGGGGATCAAGGTGCGCTACCACCACCACGAGGTGGGGCTTAGCTCTCAGCAGGAAATCGAGACCGAACTGCTGGAATTCCCCAAGATCTGCGACGACACCATGGTGATGAAGGACATCATCCGCCGCACCGCTCTGGAATACGGCCTCACGGCAACCTTTATGCCCAAGCCCGTTTACAACCAGGCCGGAAACGGCATGCACTTTCACATGATGCTGCACAAGAACGGCAAGAACATATTCTACAAAAAAGGCGGCTACGCGGACCTCTCCGATGAAGCGATCTGGTTCATCGGCGGCATCCTGAAGCACGGGCGCGCGCTGGTGGCCTTCACCAATCCCAGCACCAACAGCTTCAAGCGCTTGCTGCCTGGCTTTGAAGCGCCGGTGAAGCTCTTCTACGGCCTGGCCAACCGCAGCGCGGCCATCCGCATTCCCAAATATACCAACACACCGGATACCAAGCGTTTCGAATTTCGCACCGGCGACGCCACCTGCAACCCTTACTTCGCCATGAGCGCCCTGCTGCTGGCGGGCCTGGACGGCATCATCAACAAGATCGACCCCGCCAAGCACAAACTGGGGCCCTACGACGACAACGTATTTGCCTGGAGCGAAAAGCAGAAAGCGAAACTGCTCCCCATCCCCGCGAATCTGGCCGAGGCCATGGAAAGCCTGGAAAAGGACCACGACTTCCTGCTGCAAGGCAACGTTTTCAACGAAGAGCTGATCGAATCGCACATCAAGCATAAAATGGCTGAACACCATGCGGTTATGAGCAGGGTTCATCCCCATGAAATGCTGCTGTATTACAATCTCTAA